The genomic segment GATGGCGGTCACGGCCTTGGCCATCCCCTGGGTGCTGCCCGTCGTGTGGTCGATCCGGGTCCCCGGCGCCTCGGGCGCGAGGCACGAGCGGATGAATACCGGGGTCTGCCGGTCGAAGAGCGGCAGCAAGGCGCGGGGGTGAAGGAATCCTGTGTTAGGATACACGATCTCGCTCGCCTCGCGGAAGCTGAGGTGCGCGAGGGGAAACGCTTCGGGCACGAACCGGGCGTCGGCGGACAATACCCCCGGCGTGTGGGTCCAGAACGTGACGGACACCGCATCCAGGTACCGCGCGAGGAGGGTGGCCGTGAACGCGATGCCGGTCGGCCGGAGCGGCACCCGCTGGCCGTCGGCGTCGGTGGCTTCGCCGGCTTCGACGAGGACGATGGCGTCGTCCGGAACCCCGTCGCAGCAGGCCGCGATGGCTTCGGAGGTTGTGCGCTCGTGCACGCGCCCTTCCTGGAGCCGGACGAGCGCGCCGCCCGCGATGCGATGCAGCGGCCGGCTGCTGAGCCGGTCGATGGCCGGCATGCGTTCCAGCATGGCGCCGGACGCCACAACGAACAGCCGGCCCGGCGCGCCGCACGCCGCGACGCAGCCGGCGGCCGAGGCGGCAAGGCGTTCCTCGGTGACGTCGTCCGGAAAGACGAAGATGCTGGGCGCGGGCATGAAAGGGGCGGGTTGCGTGGCGTCGTTCGGTGCGGTTGGCTAATAACGTACAAATCCGCCGATCTTGCGCCAAAATTTGCACGAAGAAAGGGCTTCCGGATATGGAGGATGGTCAATCATCGATGGTGGATGGATGGGTATGTTGGGTTGGCGAAGCGTAACCCAACGTGCTGAGGCGTAATCCAACGTGCGAACGATACCACATTCTGCAGGACATTGGTCACCGGACATTGGACCTTCATCAACCACCCTCGCTCACCCCCCCACCCCGCACTTCCAGCCCCGTCTCTGTGAGTCTTTCTTGAAGCGCGGGACCCTGAGAACTTTTCCCGGGAAGCCCGCGTTGATAGCGGACTTTGGGCACCGTATATTGCGTGCCCTGTAACACACAGGGATTCCAGGATTTCCTGTGTTGTTCAAGGCGAAACGTTCAAGGTTCAACGAGGCGTTGCCTGAAACCTTGCTCATGGATCCTTGAACCCTTCACGGAATCCGCAGGATGACGTGAGCGCCATACGGGGATATAGCTCAGTTGGTAGAGCGCTTCAATGGCATTGAAGAGGTCAGGGGTTCGACTCCCCTTATCTCCACCCGATACGAAGCCCCGGGCCCTGTCAAGGCAGGACCCGGGGCTTTTTTGTTCAGCCGCCTTGCGCCGCGCAGCATGCGCACGCCGGGCCGGCTGGACGGTGGGTAGCGACCGTCCAGCGAAGGATTATTCTCCCTGCCCGAGCGAGTAGCCGCGTTCGCCGTCGAACGTGTACAGGTGCTCCGTCTTGATCACGTCGAGGCCGGCCTGATGGATTCCGGCGAGCAGGGTGAGCACGGCATCAAAGTCGATCGCGCCCTCCGCGGCCGGCAGGAAGCGGCAGCGCCAGTGATCGGTCCAGAACGTTTCGGGCAGGCCGTCTGGATACACCTTGACACCCCGATTGGTCACCATCTTGAGCCGCCAGCCGTCCGGGGCGGCCGATTCCAGCTTGCGCCCGAGTACGTCAGGATTTCGCCCGTCCTCCGACCAGTCGATGAACACGTCGACGCCGACCAGCGCCTTCTTCGCCGGGCGAGCGGTTGCCGAGGCGAGCGAGATGCCCCCGGACCGATATTTCACCGGGGTCAGGGACCGTGGGCGTTCACCCAGCCGTTCGATAACCGCATCGGCGAAGGCTTCGGTACTCACCTCGCGTTTGCTCAGGCCGGTTCGGAAGATATCGACCGTATGAAGGCCGGCCTCCAGCGTCGCCAGCCAGGCGTTTTTGATGGTCTCGGCTCGCCGGGCCTCGCCGACGTGCACGAGCATCTGGACAGCCCCCAGCAGGAGCCCGGACGGGTTGGCCACGCCCCGACCGGCCAGGTCGGGCGCCGAGCCATGGACCGCCTCAAACATGGCCCCATGCTCGCCCACGTTGGCGGAACCCGCCAATCCTACCGAGCCCGCGACCTGTGCGGCGATATCGGAGAGGATGTCGCCATACAGGTTGAGCGTCACGATGACGTCAAACTGCTCGGGTTGCGCCGCGACACGCGCCGCCCCGATGTCGATGATCTGATGTTCAGACTCGATGTCCGGATAGGCAGCCGCGACTTCCTCAAATACGCGATGAAACAGGCCGTCGGTCAGTTTCATGATATTATCCTTCGTCATGCAGGTCACCTTGCGCCGGCCGTAGGCGCGGGCATATTCGAAGGCATAACGTACGATGCGCTCCGATCCGGGGCGCGTGATCAGCTTCAGAACCTGCGTCACCTCGTTCGTCTGCCGGTGTTCGATCCCCGCATAGAGATCCTCCTCATTCTCGCGAATAATCACGAGGTTCATACCCGGATGTGACGAAGCGACGTAGGGGGCGTACGACTTGGTTGGCCGGACGTTGGCGAAGAGATTCAACGCCTTCCGGATCGTAACATTCAGGCTTTTGTAGCCCCCTCCGGAAGGGGTCGTGATGGGGGCCTTCAGGAAAACCTGGTTTCTTCGAATGATGTCCCAGGCTTCCGGCGCGATCCCGGATGTGTGTCCTTGCTGGTAGAGTTTCTGTCCGATTTCAATGACATCGTAGCGGAGTGGGGCGCCTGCCGCCTCCAGGATACGCAGCGTGGCTTCCATGATCTCCGGGCCGATCCCGTCTCCGTAGGCGATGGTTACCGGGATGGGTGTGGGGTTTTCTGTCGTGCGCTGGGCCGTGGCGTGGGTCTCGATACCGTTCAGTGCGGTAGCATGCATGGGCGTCGTCAGGTTGATTTTAGTGCATAAAAAAAGGTCGACATACGGCACTGACATGCCGAATATCGACCTACTATCCGTGCACCAACTCACAGTGGCGAGTGTGTGCGTGGCGAGTTTGCCTGATTCTCGTTGAGGCTCCGTGGCGCAGTCTTTCAGGTCAAGATCCCTGCCCCGGAACCGGGGAGGTTACGATGCCGCCAATCGGGGTGTTCCCGGAAACGTGTCGTGCGAGACAGGGTGCTGCGCACCCGGAAACGGAGCGCGAGGGAGCCTCGCGGTCGCACGCATGGATGTCACGATGCTGGACAAACGGCGTGGAGCGTCTCCGGAAGACGGGCCCCTGGCGGCTCTTTTTTGCATTTGTAGCGCGCTATGTACGAGTTTTATTGAACACGATCTCTGTTCTACCGCGTCCGTTGACGATCATGCTTGAACCAGCGAAACGACACCTGATCCCGTTTTTGGCGGGACTTCTGCTCTGGGCATCCAACTCTCCCGCCGGCGCCCAGCCAACCGGCTCGTGGGAAGCCGTCGAGACGCAGAACACCCCGGAGCCGCGTTTCGAGAGCGCCTTCGTCGAGGTCGGCGGCCTGATGTACATGATCGGCGGACTCGGCAACCCGCCGGCCTACACGAGCATCTACGACCCCAAAACGAACACCTGGACGCAGGGCGCGAACGTCCCGCTGATCGTCCATCACTTCCAGGCCGTGCCCCATCGTGGTAAGATCTACGTCGCCGGCGCGTGGACGGACATCGACCGGAAGCAGGTCGGCATCTCGCACGTCCTGGTCTACGACCCCGCGACGGATGCGTGGACGCAAGGCCCTGAAATCCCCGCGCACCGCCGTCGCGGCGGCGCCGGCGCCGTGGTGGTAGACGACCACCTGTACCTCGTCGCCGGCAACGTGGGCGGGCACGGCCCGCCGGCCGAGGCGAAAACGTGGCTCGACCGGCTGGATCTGGCGACGGGCGAATGGACCGAACTGCCGGACGCGCCGCACCGCCGCGATCATTTCCAGGCCGCCGTCGTGGACGGCAAGATCTACGCCGCCGCCGGCCGCACGTCGGACGTGGTGGGCTTCATCGACAGCACCGTCGCCGTGGTGGACGTGTACGACATCGCGAGGGGAAGCTGGTCGAGCCTGTACGATGCGCCCATACCAACCGAACGCGCCGGCACGCCCACGGCCGCCGTCGGCAAATACCTCATCGTCGCCGGCGGGGAGGGATTCGGCAAGGCGTGGTCCGAAACCGAGGCCCTCGATACGGAGACCGGGACGTGGCACGCGTTAGATCATCTGAACATCCAGCGCCACGGCACGCAGATGTTTTATTACGACGGTGCGCTCTGGATCGCAGGCGGGTCGTCGGGGCAGGGCGGCACCGGGACGGGCCGGCGGCTCGTCGACCTGGAGGTGTTCCGGTTCAACGAGTGAGTCGCGCCTACTCCACCTTCACGATCGTCTGGACGCGCGCTGCACCGCCGGTCACCAGCCGCACTATGTAGACTCCCGCCGGCACGGCATGCTTCCACACCGCCCGGCGCACGCCGGCCGGCTCTACCCCAGAGGCCGTACACAACAGTTGTTTAATTTGCTTATAGCACCTACGTTCGTTAGCGTTCTTCCGCCTCGATCGTGCCCACGGTATCACACGTTGTGAAAGTGAATTTCCGAAGGATAGAGCCATCGCGGGCCCCTCAACCTAGTTGTACACCAGACTGTGCTATGAGACGAATCAGAACAGTAGTCATTGCCGATATGCGTTTATTGTGGTTTGTTTTCGCCTTTTTATTGTGTGCAGGATCGGTCCAGGCACAAACCGTGAGAGGTGTTGTGACCGATGACATGACAGATCTACCCCTCCCGGGCGTGAACATTATCGTTAAAGGAACGAACATCGGTACAGCTTCTGGCGGGGATGGCGAGTTTCAAATTGCCGCACCTTCACTGAATGATACCCTGTTGTTTTCATTTGTGGGATATCAAACCCTGAGTGTCCCACTAAATGGACGTCAGACGATCGAAGCACGGCTGATTCCTATGGCGATAGAAACCGACGAGTTGGTTGTCGTTGCGTATGGCGTCCAGCGGAAATCGGACATCACTGGTTCTATAGCTTCCGCTACCGCGGAAGACTTCAATCAGGGGGTGGTGGTTAACCCCGGGCAGTTGCTTCAGGGCGTGGTGGCGGGTGTAAACGTGACGAATGCCAGCGGTGAGCCGGGCGCTTCGCAAGACATCATTATTCGAGGTATAGGCAGTTTACGCTCTGGCACTACGCCACTCTATGTACTGGACGGTTTTGTGCTGGACAACTCGTCGATCGGGGTCGCGAATAATCCGCTGAACTTCATCAACCCGGCTGATATCAAAAGCATCGAGGTGCTAAAAGACGCCTCCGCGACGGCTCTTTATGGAGCAAGAGCCGCCAATGGTGTGGTTGTCATCACGACGAAAGAAGGGCAGTCAGGCGATACCAGGATAAACTTGTCCAGCTCTGTGGGCTGGTCGTCCATGACCAATACGATTGATGTATTCAGTGCCTCCGAATTTCGTAGTCGGGTTCAAAATGTTGGTGGGCAGCTTAATGATTTTGGGGCCAATACCGATTGGCAGGATGAACTCACCCAGACGGCATTATCGAGCGACATCAACTTCTCTATGAGTGGTGCTGCAAGCGATCGATTCAATTATTACGCGTCACTCGGTTTGCAGAACCAGGAAGGCATTCTCAAAGAAAGTAACCTTGATCGGTATTCTGCCCGACTCAACATGAGCCAGTCTGCCCTGAACGGGCGGCTTCATGTGGATTATCACATCAATGCCATTCACTCCGGCAATCTCCGGCCAGACAATACGGCTATGGTCGTCGATATGCTGCAGCTGAACCCAACCATCCCGGTATATAGCGACGGGGTTCCTACCCTGCTGGATGAAATATTGAACCCCGTCGTGCGATACGACCTGTACCTTGACGAAAGCCTGAATAATCGCATCGTGGCGAATGTCGCGCCTACGCTGGAAATCGTTGATGGTCTTAGGTATAGGCTCAATTTTGGACGGGACTACTCGGCAACCGATCGAGCCGTTCAGGTATCACCGTATTCCCTGCTCGAGGGATTCGAGACGGGCACTCTTACAGAATTTAACTATAAGAACACGAATACCCTGGTAGAAAATACGCTTACGTATGCGCTCGATTCCAAAGCCCACTCATTAAACCTTCTCGCGGGGCACTCCTATCAGGAATACTTGATTGAAGTCAGCTCGCTGGCCATGGAGGGGTTTAGCGACAATGGCATTGAACCCAGGTATCAGGACCAGACGAGTACCCAGATTACACCGACCAACAGGAGTGCGCTGGCGGAGAAGAATAAATTACAGTCCATCTTTGGGAGGATCAATTATAGTTACGACGGCAAGTACCTGCTTACTGCGACGATGCGTGCAGACGGCTCCTCCAAGTTTGGGGAAAACAACAAATACGGTTATTTCCCGTCGTTTGCCCTGGGGTGGAACATCAGCGAGGAGGATTTTCTCCAGAACTCTCCTTTCGACAATCTGAAATTACGGGCCAGTTGGGGGCAGACGGGTAACCAGGAAATCCCAAGTAAAATTACCCAGTTGAGCTATACGGAGAGTCGTGGCGGTAACAATACGTACCCCCTGAATCCCGATGCCACCAGCCTGGATGACTACCCGTACGGGATTATCTTTACACGCCTGGCCAACCCGGACATTCAGTGGGAAGTCTCTACGCAAACCAACGTAGGCGTCGATTTCGATCTCTTCAACAATCGCCTGCTGGGCACGCTGGATTACTACGATAAGGTATCCGACAACATCTTGCTGGAAGTCGTGCCCAGTGATCCCATCCAGCCGACGTCGACCTACTGGACGAACGTTCCCGACATGGCCATTCGAAATACTGGTCTTGAACTGTCGCTCGAGTATAGAAGCGCCGCTACGAGTGCGTTCCAGTATTCCATCGGAGGGAATGTCTCGACGATCAAGAACAGGGTCGAGAATTCGCCCTACGCCGTGTTGACCACGGGCGCCGCTCAGGGTGCCGGTCAAACCGGCGCCACGATCAATGGATACATCAACGGGGAGCCCATCGGTGCGTTCTACATGCTTGAGTTTTCAGGGATAGGCGCAGACGGGCTGAACCAGTTCGTGGATACCAACAATGATGGGGCGATATTGGAAAATGATCGCGTTGTTGTCGGCAGCGCCCTTCCGAATGTGTTGTATGGGATCCAGATCAGCCTGCTCTATAAAAATGTAGGCCTTCGGGCTAACTTCAATGGGGCATCGGGCCATTCCATCTACAACCATACGGCGATGTCCATTTTCAACAAGGGCAACCTCGCCTCAAGCTTTAATACCACGGAGTTTGCCACGGCGTATCCCGAAGAAGCCATCACGAATTCAAACACCGTGTCTACACGATACCTCGAAGACGGCGCCTATCTCAGGCTCAATAACGTAACGCTCTCGTACAGCTTAAACCCCACACTTCTTGGTATCGATGGCACGTTAAGGGGACTTCAGTTGACGTTAACAGCCCAGAACCCATTTATCATTACCGGTTACTCGGGGTATGATCCTGAGGTTAATACCGGTACGACGCGGGGCGGTGTTCAGACCTTTGGTATCGACCGATTCACCTACCCGACAGCGAGGACCATCCAGCTGGGTGTGAACATGACATTTTAGCACCGTGTGTTAATCTGCTGTGCGTATTTCGTGTCTTCACGGTAGCAAGTAGTGCTAACGGCATCTATGGCCAAAATAGACATTCAATCATGACGCTTCGACATACCATTCTTACAGGCATTCTGATCGTGGCCCTTGCAGGATGCGACTCCCTGAGCGAAGAGGTTCTGGACGAATCTCTCACGGGAGCGGGACAGGCTGAAACGATCAGTGGATCTATTGCCCCGGCGTACGGACAATTAGCCTCGACCTGGCTCCACACGAACTATTTTGGTTTGCAGGAGATCGCTTCGGATGAGGCTATTCTGCCGTATCGCGGTGGAACAGACTGGTTCGACGGCGGAAAATTCATCGCCGTGCACCAGCATTTGATGACGCCTGGCAATGATCTCGTTACCAGTTCGTGGAACGCCATCACGCAGAATCTTTCCAGAACGGTGGCAGCGATCGAGGTGCTGAGAAACCTGTCGGAGTCCGGCGATGCAGAGGCCACAGGGGCTCTCTATGAGATGATTGCACTGCGTGCCTATCTGAACATGCTGATGCTGGATAGTTGGGGGCTCGCTTTTGAGAAGGAAAGGACGGATGAGACCTCTCGTCTGTTGAGGACGCAGGAAGCCATCGACTACATTCAGCGTGAGCTTGAATCGGTAGTCGATGTAATCAACACGAACAGAGGCCCTGGCAGAGTAACACAGGGGGCCGTTTGGGGCCTCCTGGCACGGTTGCATCTCAACGCGGCCGTCTATCGCGATCCGTATGGCACACCGGATTTCAGATCTGAGGATATGGCCAAGGTGGTTGAGTACACAGATAATATTATAAACTCTGGTAGCTACGATCTTTCAAGTGAGTATTTTGATGTGTTCAACGATTCAAACAACGGCAGCTCCGAGTTGATCTTTGCCGTTGACCAGAGGGGTGTGCTGAGCAACGAGCACAACCGGTGGGCATACTGGTCTCTCGCAGGTGATCTGTTCTCAAGGCTCGAGTATCCATCAGCGGATGGGACGGACGGGCCGGCGGCCACCCCGGAATTCTATCAGAAGTGGGTGGATGCCTACGGCAGCGTGGATCCGGCCGAAGCCGACGCGCTGTTCTATAAGCGAGAATTGTTTATACCAGATTCGCTGCAAGATTTGAGCGGCGTATCTCCTGACAATGATGAGAACCATTTCTTCTGCATTAGCGCTGCGGATTTCGAGACAGACAAAGGTATTCTCCGAGGTATCATCTGGGGGCCCCGAAAAGGCCCAGACGGAAACTTCCTCACCTGCGATAGCGGAGGATTCAGGATTTACCCGGTCATCCACACGCGTACAAGAGGGGCGGGTAATACGGAATACGTGAATCACACGTTAAGCATCGACTTCACGAACGAAGGCCGGCTGCATAATACGGGCTATCGTTTCTCCAAGTATCAATGCAGCCGCACCTCCAATAACTGCAACAGTTTCAGCAGCGTCGATCTGGTATTGCTCCGCCTCGGTGAAGTGTACCTGAATCGTGCAGAGGCCAAGCTCAGAAATGGGGACGCGGCCGGCGCCCTGAGCGACGTAAATGCGCTTCGCAGCGCAAGGAATGCACGCCCTGACCAAACGCCCGCCAACCTGTCGTCCATTGATCTCGACATCTTGCTCCGTGAGCGTGGGTTTGAACTGTACTGGGAGGGGCTGAGAAGGACCGATCAGATTCGGTTTGGGACGTATGAAGACGCCTGGACCGAGAAGACGGACAGCGACGTTCGCAAGCGGTTGTTTCCCATCCCGCAAAGCGCCATCGACGGGGCCTCTAATGTGGAAGGCTACCTTGTTCAAAATGATGGCTATTAAGAACATCGGCGAAAATCCGACAGGATTTTCGCGGATGGTTTCAGGTTCAGAAACGGTTGGGATTTTCAAAAATCCTTCTCGGAACGTCATCCTGAACCGCCCTCCGCTTGCGGTGGGCGTGATGAAGGACCTCTCGAACCACCGTGAGACGCTCATGGAAGCCATGCGCGAGTGATTCGGGAGGTCCTTCGACAACCCCGTCGCAAGCGCCGGGGGCTCAGGAAGACAACCCATATTTATTTCTCAACAGTTTCTAACTCCCATACGCTTCTTACGGCCAAAGCGAGAATGCGATGGCCCTGGTTACCTCCGGCTTTTTCTTGATTTTTGGTTGTCGAGGCTCGACCTTGTTGGACCCTACATCCCCCGGTCCATGCCTCACCCGATGTTTAGCCTGCTGCTCTTCCGTCGTCCGGCCGCTGCGTGCGCGGCGCTGCTCGCGGCCGTCCTGGCTTTTGGGGCTGGATGCGCAACGGGGCCGGGCCACGAGGACGACCGGGAAGGCTTTTCGCCCGTTCGCGATGCCGATGAGGAGCGCTCTACGTTCCGGCTCGACGAAGGGCTCCGGATCGAGCTCGTGGCGGCAGAACCCCTCATCGAAGACCCTGTCGTGATCACGTTCGATGCCGCCGGCCGGCTCTGGGTCGTCGAGATGCGCGGCTTCATGCCGCGGATCGCGGAGGCCAGCGATCAGACGCCAACGGGCCGGATCAAGGTGCTGACCGACACCGACGGTGACGGCCAGATGGATCAGGCCGTCGTCTTCATGGACAGCCTCGTGCTCCCGCGCGCGCTGGCGCTCGTGCCGGGCGGTGTACTCGTGGCCGAAAACAAGCCGCTGTGGATGGTCTACGACGACGACGGCGACCTCAAGGCCGATCGCAAGGTGCTGATCGATTCGACGTATGGTGGAAGCGGCCTGCCCGAACACGCCGGCAACGGGCTGTGGCGCGGCATCGACAACTGGTACTACAACGCCAAGTCGCGCATACGGTATCGCCTCGAAGACGGCAGCTGGGTTCGGGATACGACGGAGTTTCGGGGGCAGTGGGGGATCTCCCACGACGATACCGGACGGCTTTTCTACAACTACAACTGGTCGCAGCTGCACACGGACCTCGTCCCGCCCAACGCGCTCAGCCGCAACCCGCATCACGTACCCACGAGCGGGCTCAACGTGGGCGTGGCGCAGGACCGGCGCATCTTTCCCATACGAACGACCCTGGCGGTAAACCGCGGCTACATCCCGGGCGCCCTCGACGAGCGCGGCCGGTTGCTCGAATTTACGTCGGCGTCGGCGCCTCTCATCTACCGGGGCGACGCCTTGCCGGAAGCCTATCGGGGCAATGCCTTTGTCTGCGAGCCGGCGGGCAATCTCATCAAACGAAATATCGTCGAGTACGATGGTCTCAACGTCACGGCCTACTCGGCGACGCCCGAACGCGAATTCCTGGCATCGACCGACGAACGGTTCCGGCCGGTGTTTCTGACGACGGGGCCGGATGGCGCGCTGTATATCGCCGACATGTACCGGGGCATCATCCAGGACGGCGTCTACATGACGCCCTATCTCCGCGAGCAGACGGAACAGCGCCGGCTCGAGGCGCCCATCCATCATGGACGCATCTGGCGCGTCGTGCCCGAGTTCTGGACGCCTCCGGGGCCGCTGGGCCTGGACAGCGCCAGCTCGCGGACGCTCGTTGCCCTGCTTTCCGATCAGGACGGCTGGGTGCGCGACACGGCGCAGCGGCTGCTCGTCGAGCGCGCGGATCCGGATATCGTGCCCTTCCTGGAACGGGTGGCGCTGCGTGAGATCGATCGAAGAGGACGGTTGCACGCGTTGTGGACGCTGGAAGGCCTCGACGCGCTGTCGCGCCCGGTGCTCGAAAAAGCGATCCAGGACCGCGATCCCGACGTCCAGGCCGCGGCGATTCGTCTCTTCGCCGCGCAGGCGTCACGCGACCCGTCGTTGAGCGAGCCGCTTGCCGACGCGCTCACTAGCGGCTGGGCGAAGGCGCCGCCCGTCGTGGCGCTCCAGATGGCCCTGTCGGCCGACGTCCTCGAGGCCGATGCGGCGCTGCCGCTCCTCGCCGGCATCCTCGGCGTCTATCGGGAGGATGCGGTGTTTCGCGACGCGGTCCTCAGCAGCCTCACGGACCGCGAATTCGCGCTGTTGGACCGACTGTGGACCTCCTGGGAGTGGCGCACCTACGCCCCGGGCCGGGCCATCTTGATGGAGATGCTGGCGACGGCCGCTCTTCGTCGCGGCGACCCGGATGAGATCGCCGTGATGATGGGCTGGCTTGGCGACGACGAGTTCGGGTGGCGCCAGGAAGCGCTGCTCGCCGGCCTGACAGTCCCGCTCCCCGCCGGCCCTACGCCACTCCGGTCGGCGCCCGCCGTCCTGGACCGCCTGGCCTCGCTCGGCCCCGGCGTCGCCGGGCGCCTGGCAGCCATCGAGGAGCGCTTCAGCTGGCCCGGGCATACGCCGCCGAGCCCCGAACCTGTTTCGGATGGGGCCAGCCTCGCCATCGATCCTGCCCAGCTCGCCGCCGGTCGACAGCATTTCCTCACCGTCTGCGCCGCCTGCCATGGCAACGACGGCGCGGGCATGCCCTCGCTGGCGCCGCCGCTCGCCGGCTCGGAATGGGTGACGGGCAGCAAGGCCGCGCTCATCCGCATCGTGCTCCACGGCCTCGAAGGACCGGTGGACGTCGCCGGCCGGCGTTACGACGCCCCGGACATCCTGCCCGAAATGCCCTCCTTCGCCACGCTGGACGACGCGGCGATTGCCGCGGTGCTGACGTACCTTCGCACCTCGTGGGGCAACGCGGCTGAACCTGTTTCCACGCGCGACGTGGGGATGACACGCGTCACCTCGCAGGGGCGCGTAACCCCCTGGACCGCCAACGAACTGGGCGATCTGGAAGAACCCGACGCAAACCGACCATGAACCGCAGACACTTTCTGAACAGCACCGCCGCCGCGGTGGCCTATGCCGCGCTTCCCGTGCGTCCCGCGCTGCCCGCTCGCCGCCCCATGGGGGTCACCGTGGCGACCTACGCCGTGCGATGGA from the Rhodothermales bacterium genome contains:
- a CDS encoding c-type cytochrome, which translates into the protein MPHPMFSLLLFRRPAAACAALLAAVLAFGAGCATGPGHEDDREGFSPVRDADEERSTFRLDEGLRIELVAAEPLIEDPVVITFDAAGRLWVVEMRGFMPRIAEASDQTPTGRIKVLTDTDGDGQMDQAVVFMDSLVLPRALALVPGGVLVAENKPLWMVYDDDGDLKADRKVLIDSTYGGSGLPEHAGNGLWRGIDNWYYNAKSRIRYRLEDGSWVRDTTEFRGQWGISHDDTGRLFYNYNWSQLHTDLVPPNALSRNPHHVPTSGLNVGVAQDRRIFPIRTTLAVNRGYIPGALDERGRLLEFTSASAPLIYRGDALPEAYRGNAFVCEPAGNLIKRNIVEYDGLNVTAYSATPEREFLASTDERFRPVFLTTGPDGALYIADMYRGIIQDGVYMTPYLREQTEQRRLEAPIHHGRIWRVVPEFWTPPGPLGLDSASSRTLVALLSDQDGWVRDTAQRLLVERADPDIVPFLERVALREIDRRGRLHALWTLEGLDALSRPVLEKAIQDRDPDVQAAAIRLFAAQASRDPSLSEPLADALTSGWAKAPPVVALQMALSADVLEADAALPLLAGILGVYREDAVFRDAVLSSLTDREFALLDRLWTSWEWRTYAPGRAILMEMLATAALRRGDPDEIAVMMGWLGDDEFGWRQEALLAGLTVPLPAGPTPLRSAPAVLDRLASLGPGVAGRLAAIEERFSWPGHTPPSPEPVSDGASLAIDPAQLAAGRQHFLTVCAACHGNDGAGMPSLAPPLAGSEWVTGSKAALIRIVLHGLEGPVDVAGRRYDAPDILPEMPSFATLDDAAIAAVLTYLRTSWGNAAEPVSTRDVGMTRVTSQGRVTPWTANELGDLEEPDANRP